From Pyrenophora tritici-repentis strain M4 chromosome 1, whole genome shotgun sequence, the proteins below share one genomic window:
- a CDS encoding SerB, Phosphoserine phosphatase, whose protein sequence is MAAKPPPLDVSFTHIVATLFYQADTPVSSASLERLKLDHVPTESLEDSPLEPSTPGPNALDNLSCRYFSQACLTDFFVALTNIIAGLQQSTITGKRLESSELCRVVEVTFPLPSPSSISPETLRRHEAVSQFERKWNLECVFQADTIYRRYKRLAVFDMDSTLIQQEVIDEIASHIGAEKEVSAITAKAMNGELDFEESLRARCKLLKGVSSNVFDELKSRITLNEGVKELITALKRLGFKTAVLSGGFTPVTGWMGQRLGLDYAFANHLVVSQDGITLTGELTGEIVHGEKKRQHVREIAEKENILLEQVVCIGDGANDLPMMGVAGLGVAFHAKTKVQMQAPARLNSKSMLDVLYLFGISREEQEELLRS, encoded by the coding sequence ATGGCCGCCAAACCCCCTCCCCTCGACGTTTCGTTCACCCACATCGTTGCAACGCTCTTCTACCAAGCCGATACGCCAGTTTCCTCCGCATCGCTCGAACGACTGAAGCTTGACCATGTGCCCACCGAGAGCCTCGAAGACTCCCCACTCGAACCCTCCACGCCGGGCCCCAATGCTCTCGATAACCTCTCCTGTCGCTACTTTAGCCAGGCCTGTCTCACAGACTTCTTCGTCGCTCTCACAAACATAATAGCTGGTCTCCAGCAAAGCACAATAACGGGCAAGCGACTGGAGTCAAGCGAGCTCTGCAGGGTAGTCGAGGTTACCTTCCCCCTGCCGAGCCCGTCGTCCATTTCGCCGGAGACATTACGGAGACATGAGGCTGTGTCACAATTCGAGCGAAAGTGGAACTTGGAATGCGTGTTTCAAGCGGATACCATATATCGGCGTTACAAGAGGCTTGCTGTCTTCGACATGGACAGCACCCTGATACAGCAGGAGGTCATTGACGAAATCGCGTCGCACATTGGCGCAGAGAAGGAGGTATCGGCCATTACAGCTAAAGCGATGAATGGCGAGCTAGACTTTGAAGAGAGTCTTCGCGCGCGATGTAAGCTGTTAAAGGGCGTATCGAGCAACGTCTTTGATGAGCTGAAGTCGAGAATCACGCTGAACGAGGGCGTCAAAGAGCTCATCACCGCGCTGAAGAGACTGGGTTTCAAGACGGCGGTTCTCAGTGGCGGCTTCACGCCTGTGACGGGCTGGATGGGACAACGGCTCGGCCTCGACTACGCCTTTGCGAACCATCTCGTTGTCTCCCAGGACGGCATTACGCTCACCGGCGAACTGACGGGTGAAATCGTTCACGGGGAAAAGAAACGCCAACACGTCCGAGAGATTGCAGAAAAGGAAAACATCCTCCTCGAGCAAGTCGTTTGCATTGGCGATGGCGCAAACGATCTCCCCATGATGGGCGTGGCCGGTCTTGGTGTCGCGTTCCATGCAAAGACAAAAGTGCAGATGCAGGCTCCTGCTCGTCTGAACTCGAAGAGTATGCTGGACGTACTTTACTTGTTTGGTATATCCAGGGAAGAGCAGGAGGAGTTATTGCGATCGTAG
- a CDS encoding SufI, putative multicopper oxidase — translation MVAYAPYVAASASLSSVLFVPTASESLCQVVTATVTHYATARPTTNAHGHGGPYYNPYNDAPLPYEWPGTPSKGEMYPPPKPSTPYAYGGPAKDAYREPCWISKDINNLIPSISHVEQSGNSQWGMLDCPRLPVDGVPETHANSASPTPTGQKFPFYPHPTISGHMSYSGNASNTYSRGPIHSDGHIVSQSPIVTPASTPTADPNCHSMPDTGVTRTYDLHVAYQTIAPDGVTRNGLTINGQFPGPLVEANWGDWILWRVTNDLTDEGTTLHAHGLLQMETPWYDGVPAVGQCPVTPNGGYYEMLFRADRYGTSWYHSHYSAQYSGGAHGPLVIHGPKHEEYDIDVGPIIVEDWFHADYYTLVNATMNGRISPSNNNLINGRMNYPCDETSLPCTPNAGISKFKFESGKKHLLRLINAGAEGNQKFSIDGHMLKVIALDFIPVEPYMTNVVTLAIGQRTDVIVEAIGNPGDTFWMRSQLAQGFRCTLTDGISPNALAAVYYEDADTEAIPESTSDVTQEQLEQCKNDPITLGIPLCQIPVEEPEHVERVDMRFQSNGSHFVWFMNNSPYRGDYNAPILLKAKLGETDFKPEWNVYEFPNAEHVRIVLVNHAMIGGHPMHLHGHDFHVLAEGHGEWDGVVTNSGNTIRRDTHLMANARLVDNVPEPSYMVIQYVQNNPGVWPLHCHLAWHVSGGLFMQILENTDEIKKQDFGAEQFDLCDTWDAYSAVNILNQIDSGL, via the exons ATGGTAGCGTACGCTCCCTACGTTGCCGCTTCGGCCTCTCTTTCATCTGTCCTCTTTGTACCAACCGCATCCGAGTCCCTCTGTCAGGTAGTCACTGCAACTGTCACTCATTACGCTACGGCCCGACCTACGACAAACGCCCATGGACATGGTGGCCCATACTACAACCCGTACAACGATGCCCCCCTGCCGTACGAATGGCCAGGAACACCATCCAAAGGCGAGATGTACCCTCCGCCTAAGCCCTCCACCCCTTACGCCTACGGTGGGCCTGCGAAGGATGCCTACCGTGAGCCATGCTGGATTTCCAAGGACATCAACAATTTGATTCCTTCAATCTCACATGTTGAGCAGTCCGGCAACTCCCAGTGGGGTATGCTCGACTGCCCTCGCCTTCCAGTCGACGGTGTTCCTGAGACTCATGCCAATAGCGCGTCTCCTACCCCAACAGGCCAAAAGTTTCCTTTTTACCCACATCCGACTATATCTGGTCACATGTCTTACTCTGGGAATGCTTCGAATACTTACTCGCGTGGACCTATTCACTCTGATGGACACATCGTATCCCAATCACCCATTGTTACCCCGGCCAGCACCCCTACAGCGGATCCCAATTGTCACTCTATGCCCGATACTGGCGTGACGAGGACATATGATCTTCATGTGGCGTACCAGACCATCGCTCCCGATGGTGTCACAAGGAACGGTCTCACTATCAATGGTCAATTTCCCGGCCCCCTTGTCGAGGCGAACTG GGGTGATTGGATCTTGTGGAGGGTCACTAACGATCTTACTGACGAGGGAACCACTCTTCACGCTCACGGACTCTTACAGATGGAAACGCCATGGTATGATGGCGTGCCAGCTGTTGGCCAATGCCCAGTCACACCCAACGGTGGCTACTATGAGATGCTGTTCCGTGCCGACCGTTATGGTACCTCTTGGTATCACA GTCATTATAGCGCCCAGTACTCCGGCGGTGCTCACGGTCCCCTCGTTATCCACGGCCCCAAGCACGAAGAATACGACATCGATGTCGGTCCAATCATCGTCGAGGATTGGTTCCATGCCGATTATTACACTCTAGTCAACGCTACCATGAACGGACGAATCTCGCCATCGAATAACAACTTGATCAACGGGCGCATGAACTACCCCTGCGACGAGACGTCACTTCCTTGCACACCCAACGCCGGCATATCCAAGTTCAAATTTGAGTCTGGAAAGAAACATCTGCTACGTCTCATCAATGCAGGTGCTGAAGGAAACCAGAAGTTCAGCATTGACGGACACATGTTGAAGGTCATTGCTCTTGACTTCATCCCGGTCGAGCCGTACATGACCAACGTAGTCACACTCGCCATTGGTCAGCGTACCGACGTTATTGTTGAGGCAATCGGCAACCCCGGTGACACATTCTGGATGCGCTCCCAGCTTGCCCAGGGTTTCCGCTGCACTCTTACCGACGGCATCTCACCGAACGCTCTTGCGGCAGTCTACTACGAAGATGCGGACACCGAAGCAATTCCAGAATCAACCTCGGACGTCACCCAGGAACAACTTGAGCAGTGCAAGAACGACCCCATCACCCTCGGCATCCCGCTTTGCCAGATCCCCGTGGAGGAACCTGAGCATGTCGAGCGCGTTGACATGCGTTTTCAGTCCAACGGCTCGCACTTTGTGTGGTTCATGAACAACAGTCCATACCGCGGCGACTACAACGCGCCCATTCTCCTCAAGGCCAAGCTTGGTGAGACCGACTTCAAGCCCGAGTGGAACGTCTATGAGTTCCCTAACGCCGAGCACGTCCGTATTGTTCTTGTGAACCATGCCATGATTGGTGGTCACCCTATGCATCTTCACGGCCACGATTTTCATGTCCTTGCTGAAGGCCATGGTGAGTGGGACGGTGTCGTTACCAACTCTGGAAACACCATCCGTCGTGACACGCACTTGATGGCAAATGCCCGTCTTGTTGACAACGTCCCGGAGCCTTCATACATGGTGATTCAGTATGTGCAGAACAACCCTGGAGTCTGGCCTCTCCACTGCCATCTCGCTTGGCACGTAAGTGGAGGCTTGTTCATGCAGATTTTGGAGAATACCGACGAGATCAAGAAGCAGGATTTTGGAGCAGAGCAGTTCGATCTTTGTGATACGTGGGATGCGTACTCAGCTGTGAACATTTTGAACCAAATTGACTCTGGGTTGTGA
- a CDS encoding Glycosyl transferase, related to UDP-glucuronosyltransferase has protein sequence MADPSPKRKDEGVVSPVGMVIEEPAFPNILGQEPISTPTSMKKTDITDMAPPKHADQTPQSPSGSMGNAQDYFAPHSRPTQQRWATERPKPSVRHTLLGRTQRPRKKRPAQPDRTATITFDPDSDSSDSSDDERIYPSKSLGHADDLTKQASQKPRERSGPFSRLKIANEHFNTKGRVSRADGRLKLSILEENLSSGYIAKALGTAFRKHGNKDEEAESYGDISATKIAPEDDEMEHDLSRRIKLNIVIIIIGSRGDIQPFIRIGKILKEDYGHRVRLATHPAFKDFVEKDSGLEFFSVGGNPAELMAFMVKNPGLIPNIDTIKEGEIGRRRAQMYEMFQGMWRACINASDDETDKMNAKMMGDKAPFVADAIIANPPSFAPQHIAEKLGIPLHMMFTFPYTPTSQFPHPLANIRASNVEATYSNFMSYPLVEMMMWQGLGDLINRFRTQVLHLEEVSRLWAPGQLYRLKVPYTYMWSPGLISKPKDWGPEIDISGFVFLDLASSFTPPDELKKFLDDGEPPVYIGFGSIVVDDPDQFTNLIFEAVKMVGCRALVSKGWGGFGSNADCPDNVFMLENTPHDWLFPRCSAVIHHGGAGTTAIGLKCAIPTMIVPFFGDQPFWGAMVSKAKAGAHECIPYKKLTAERLAEGIKQCLTDEAKENVKKIADSIAKEGDGALNAVRSFHRSLPLQGEGSMRCDFLDNRAAAWKIKNTNVKLSALAAEILVEKKKLKWSELRLVRHYEWNDFGGPGEPITGVWGSLMSSFSDAAAGVGGMPVEMGKSIRKREKLKAKKRIVQKRNEHKKATLSKANSNSPEGAVERGEQQQGGRPKPTRDNTTLSRISEPEEELADELGREAAFGFRKTGHAIARFPMNLTLAVTQGFHNAPRLYGDETVRRPPRVTGFHSGTRAGRDELVYGVMDGVTGLVTQPYNGAKNNGLVGALRGVGFGIGGFVLKDIAAFMGPLAYTMKGLDAEYMKRYQPTNYLRRARIAEGQQELQMLDSESRVAVAQEDQHGTNNKMTQGKRQVEENVTIRWNALQQTIAQEKMQHKNGIIGSLTGRGDVKEGQRVGRKSTETTKRDPKRSYEHGKASTWAPNEKPGQQVDADASTKVLDPGNARRSVDGHARGATMNRMSTAPITSVERGEHGYRDKLQIPTRPSADGSDSTKVGGEPLELGAVEHKTGRSLSIDGRKAEAGVV, from the exons ATGGCGGACCCTTCTCCTAAGCGCAAGGACGAAGGCGTCGTTTCGCCCGTCGGCATGGTGATTGAGGAGCCGGCATTCCCCAATATTCTTGGTCAAGAACCGATTTCCACGCCCACATCCATGAAAAAGACGGACATCACAGACATGGCGCCTCCAAAACACGCAGACCAGACACCGCAAAGCCCTTCTGGTTCCATGGGAAATGCCCAGGATTATTTCGCGCCACATTCGCGACCAACACAGCAGCGATGGGCGACAGAGCGACCAAAGCCCTCGGTGAGGCACACACTTTTGGGCAGAACGCAACGTCCGCGCAAAAAAAGGCCTGCACAACCAGACCGCACTGCTACCATTACCTTTGACCCAGACTCCGACTCGTCCGATTCTTCCGACGACGAAAGAATATACCCCAGCAAAAGCCTAGGACATGCCGACGACCTGACGAAGCAAGCGAGTCAAAAACCGCGCGAACGATCCGGTCCATTCTCCCGCCTCAAAATCGCGAACGAGCATTTCAATACAAAGGGCAGAGTGTCGAGGGCGGACGGTCGTTTGAAGCTCAGCATTCTGGAAGAGAATCTGAGCAGTGGGTACATTGCAAAGGCGCTGGGCACGGCATTTAGAAAGCATGGCAACAAGGACGAGGAAGCAGAGAGCTATGGCGACATTAGCGCCACCAAGATAGCCCCAGAAGACGATGAAATGGAACATGATCTTTCCAGGCGCATCAAGCTCAACATTGTGATTATCATCATCGGCTCACGCGGTGACATCCAACCTTTCATTCGGATAGGCAAGATCTTGAAGGAGGACTACGGGCATCGCGTTCGGCTGGCAACACACCCAGCGTTCAAGGATTTTGTAGAGAAGGATTCAGGGCTGGAGTTTTTCTCTGTTGGGGGCAACCCTGCTGAGCTCATGGCCTTTATGGTGAAGAACCCGGGCCTGATTCCGAATATCGACACCATCAAGGAGGGTGAGATAGGCCGCAGAAGAGCTCAGATGTACGAGATGTTCCAGGGCATGTGGCGCGCTTGCATCAATGCATCCGACGATGAGACGGACAAGATGAACGCGAAAATGA TGGGCGACAAGGCTCCATTCGTTGCGGACGCGATTATCGCCAACCCACCCAGCTTTGCACCGCAGCACATAGCCGAGAAGCTCGGCATACCGCTTCATATGATGTTCAC CTTTCCCTATACACCCACGAGCCAGTTTCCCCACCCTCTTGCCAACATTAGAGCCAGCAACGTCGAAGCCACCTACAGCAATTTCATGTCTTATCCACTTGTGGAGATGATGATGTGGCAGGGCCTCGGTGATCTCATAAACCGCTTTCGAACTCAGGTTCTGCATCTCGAAGAAGTCAGCAGACTGTGGGCGCCAGGTCAGCTCTACAGACTGAAAGTGCCGTATACTTACATGTGGTCACCGGGTCTCATCTCCAAGCCAAAGGATTGGGGCCCAGAGATTGACATTTCTGGTTTCGTTTTCCTGGATCTCGCCTCCTCCTTCACTCCTCCGGACGAGCTGAAGAAGTTTCTGGATGATGGCGAGCCACCGGTGTACATTGGCTTCGGATCGATCGTGGTCGATGACCCTGACCAATTTACCAATCTCATCTTTGAGGCTGTGAAGATGGTTGGATGTCGCGCTCTGGTATCCAAAGGCTGGGGTGGCTTCGGTTCCAATGCGGACTGTCCCGACAACGTCTTCATGCTCGAAAACACACCGCACGACTGGTTGTTCCCTCGGTGTAGTGCTGTCATACACCACGGTGGTGCTGGAACAACCGCCATTGGTCTCAAGTGTGCGATACCGACCATGATCGTGCCTTTCTTTGGCGATCAACCGTTTTGGGGCGCGATGGTCAGCAAGGCCAAGGCAGGAGCGCACGAATGCATACCCTACAAGAAACTTACCGCCGAGCGTTTGGCAGAGGGTATCAAGCAGTGTCTCACTGATGAGGCCAAGGAGAATGTCAAGAAAATTGCCGACAGCATCGCAAAGGAAGGTGATGGTGCCCTCAATGCTGTGCGCTCATTCCACAGATCTTTGCCGCTCCAAGGAGAGGGAAGTATGCGTTGCGATTTCCTCGACAATCGCGCTGCGGCTTGGAAAATCAAGAACACGAATGTCAAACTCTCTGCGCTGGCGGCCGAGATCCTTGtcgagaagaagaagctcaAATGGAGCGAGCTACGTCTTGTTCGGCACTATGAGTGGAACGACTTTGGCGGGCCCGGCGAGCCCATTACAGGTGTCTGGGGTAGTCTGATGTCCTCGTTCTCAGACGCAGCAGCTGGCGTTGGGGGTATGCCCGTCGAGATGGGCAAAAGCATAAGAAAGAGGGAGAAGCTGAAAGCAAAGAAACGCATCGTTCAGAAGCGAAATGAGCATAAGAAGGCGACACTTTCCAAGGCGAACAGCAACTCACCCGAGGGCGCAGTGGAAAGAGGGGAACAACAACAGGGCGGTCGACCGAAACCTACTCGCGATAACACGACGCTTTCCAGGATTTCGGAACCCGAAGAAGAGCTGGCTGATGAGCTTGGGCGCGAAGCTGCATTTGGGTTCAGGAAGACTGGGCATGCCATTGCTCGTTTTCCGATGAACTTGACTCTTGCTGTCACACAAGGATTCCACAACGCCCCACGTCTATACGGCGACGAGACGGTCCGCCGTCCCCCTCGGGTCACCGGGTTCCATTCTGGCACCCGTGCTGGCCGCGATGAGCTTGTATATGGTGTCATGGATGGGGTCACAGGTCTCGTCACTCAACCCTACAATGGCGCCAAGAACAATGGTCTTGTAGGCGCCCTCCGAGGTGTTGGTTTCGGCATCGGCGGCTTTGTCCTTAAAGACATTGCAGCCTTCATGGGTCCCTTGGCGTACACCATGAAGGGCCTTGATGCAGAATACATGAAACGCTACCAACCGACCAACTATCTCCGCCGAGCCCGCATTGCCGAAGGTCAACAGGAACTCCAAATGCTCGACTCTGAATCGCGCGTCGCAGTCGCCCAGGAAGACCAACACGGGACCAACAACAAAATGACCCAGGGGAAGCGCCAAGTGGAAGAAAACGTCACCATACGCTGGAATGCCCTCCAACAGACTATAGCACAGGAGAAAATGCAGCATAAGAACGGTATCATCGGATCTCTTACCGGTCGTGGTGATGTGAAAGAAGGCCAACGGGTGGGTCGGAAAAGCACTGAGACCACGAAACGCGACCCGAAGCGATCTTACGAACACGGCAAAGCGAGTACGTGGGCGCCAAATGAGAAACCAGGACAACAGGTTGATGCAGATGCATCGACAAAGGTTCTGGATCCGGGCAATGCAAGAAGGAGCGTGGACGGTCACGCAAGAGGTGCAACGATGAACAGGATGAGTACTGCGCCCATCACGTCAGTGGAACGTGGGGAACATGGGTATAGGGATAAGCTGCAGATTCCGACGAGGCCTTCCGCAGATGGTTCGGACAGCACGAAAGTCGGCGGGGAGCCTTTAGAATTGGGAGCTGTAGAACACAAGACTGGAAGGAGTTTGAGCATCGATGGGCGAAAGGCAGAAGCGGGTGTTGTCTAG
- a CDS encoding FabG, Dehydrogenase with different specificities (related to short-chain alcohol dehydrogenase), translated as MNTAPQSLKVLLTGGARGVGRGLFRQLLSSGHNVVILDSNKQELDHVKDRAQEWSNGGKERWHAIHCDLSKRNEMKAAVEEVGQRFDGKLDVLINNAFPTDLVISKDRRMEAEGDEMEQEWDLKIAIGLTAPFILSRLCVPLLAAGRSTQRSPGSIINISSTRAYQSESDHEAYSAAKAGLLGLTQSMAVSLGHRHNIRVNAIVPGWIHVMDENKAADESGALWEDDLTPADATWHPVCRVGRVEHVTRAVEYLVGNEFVTGQEIVVDGGVGRKMVYPD; from the coding sequence ATGAACACAGCCCCCCAATCTCTGAAGGTACTGCTCACAGGCGGTGCTCGAGGCGTCGGACGTGGCCTCTTCCGACAACTCCTTAGCTCAGGCCATAATGTCGTGATACTAGATTCAAATAAGCAAGAACTAGACCACGTCAAAGACCGGGCGCAAGAGTGGTCAAATGGAGGCAAGGAAAGGTGGCATGCAATCCACTGCGACCTCAGCAAGCGTAACGAGATGAAAGCTGCTGTAGAAGAGGTCGGGCAACGATTTGATGGGAAGCTAGATGTTTTGATCAACAATGCTTTTCCAACAGACCTGGTCATCTCAAAGGATCGAAGGATGGAAGCCGAGGGCGATGAGATGGAGCAAGAGTGGGATTTAAAGATCGCAATCGGTCTCACAGCGCCATTCATCCTTAGCCGCCTATGTGTGCCGCTGCTCGCCGCCGGACGCTCCACGCAGCGGTCCCCAGGCAGCATCATCAACATCTCCTCTACACGCGCCTACCAATCCGAGTCTGATCATGAAGCCTACTCTGCTGCCAAGGCTGGACTTCTGGGACTGACACAGTCGATGGCCGTATCACTTGGACACCGCCACAATATCAGAGTCAATGCCATCGTTCCGGGTTGGATACACGTCATGGATGAGAACAAAGCAGCAGATGAAAGCGGAGCCCTGTGGGAAGATGACTTGACACCTGCTGATGCTACATGGCATCCAGTCTGTAGGGTTGGCAGAGTGGAACATGTTACGAGGGCAGTAGAGTATCTTGTTGGCAACGAGTTTGTTACTGGGCAAGAGATTGTTGTCGATGGTGGTGTGGGAAGAAAAATGGTATATCCAGATTAA